One window from the genome of Metabacillus flavus encodes:
- a CDS encoding acyl-CoA dehydrogenase family protein, with the protein MAKSLETVTKGGSFLIEDASFDRVFTPEDFTEEHKMIAKTTEDFVVNDVLPQLEAIEKHEFDKSVKLLKQAGELGLLGADVPEEYGGLGLDKISSALITEKFSRAGSFSLSFGAHVGIGSLPIVLFGNEEQKKQYLPDLAVGERLAAYALTEPGSGSDALGARTTARLNAEGTHYVLNGEKQWITNSAFADVFVVYAKVDGEHFSAFIVEKEFPGVSTGPEEKKMGIKGSSTRTLILEDAMVPKENLLGELGKGHVIAFNILNIGRYKLAVGTIGGSKRVIDVSVQYANQRQQFKTPISKFSLIQEKLANMASKTYAMESSVYRTVGLFEERMGLLSEEETKDGRAVAASIAEYAIECSLGKVLGSETLDYVADEGVQIHGGYGFMQEYEVERAYRDSRINRIFEGTNEINRLLVPGTFLRKAMKGELPLLQKAKALQEELMMLMPEEVGEGTLEQEKHLLKNAKKIGIMIAGLAAQKYGQELQKEQEILVNIADIVSNIYAMESAILRTEKAIASSGETKNSQKLLYTQVYCQEAFNEIEAHAKESLVAIETGDSLRMMVSALRKFTRHTPINVIAKKREIAAAIIDANRYVN; encoded by the coding sequence ATGGCTAAATCATTAGAAACTGTAACAAAAGGCGGAAGCTTTTTAATTGAGGATGCATCCTTTGACCGCGTATTTACACCCGAGGATTTTACAGAAGAACATAAAATGATTGCTAAAACGACGGAAGACTTTGTCGTAAATGATGTTCTTCCGCAGCTTGAAGCCATCGAAAAACATGAATTCGACAAATCCGTTAAGCTTTTAAAGCAAGCGGGAGAGCTTGGACTTCTTGGTGCAGACGTTCCTGAAGAATACGGCGGACTTGGTCTGGATAAGATCAGCTCAGCCCTTATTACTGAGAAATTCTCCCGTGCAGGAAGCTTCTCGCTTTCTTTCGGAGCTCACGTAGGAATCGGATCTCTGCCAATCGTTCTTTTCGGTAATGAAGAACAGAAAAAGCAGTATCTTCCCGATTTAGCAGTTGGTGAGAGACTTGCTGCATATGCTTTGACAGAGCCTGGTTCAGGTTCAGATGCACTTGGAGCAAGAACAACTGCAAGGCTAAATGCAGAAGGTACTCATTATGTATTGAACGGTGAGAAACAATGGATTACGAATTCCGCTTTTGCTGATGTGTTTGTTGTGTATGCAAAAGTTGACGGCGAACACTTCTCGGCGTTTATCGTTGAAAAAGAATTTCCGGGAGTTTCAACTGGACCTGAAGAGAAGAAAATGGGGATCAAAGGTTCTTCTACACGTACACTGATTCTTGAAGATGCCATGGTGCCTAAGGAAAACCTTCTTGGAGAACTTGGAAAGGGCCACGTAATCGCCTTTAACATTCTAAATATTGGCCGCTACAAGCTTGCTGTTGGTACAATTGGAGGTTCCAAACGGGTCATCGACGTTTCCGTACAGTATGCGAACCAGCGCCAGCAGTTTAAGACACCCATTTCAAAATTCTCGCTCATTCAAGAGAAGCTTGCGAACATGGCTTCCAAAACATATGCTATGGAAAGCTCTGTATACCGTACAGTAGGCCTTTTTGAGGAAAGAATGGGCTTGCTTTCTGAAGAAGAGACAAAGGATGGCCGTGCCGTCGCTGCCTCGATTGCTGAATATGCCATTGAGTGCTCACTAGGAAAGGTTCTAGGATCTGAAACACTTGATTATGTAGCAGATGAAGGTGTGCAAATTCACGGCGGATACGGGTTCATGCAAGAGTATGAAGTGGAAAGAGCGTACCGTGATTCCCGTATTAACCGGATTTTTGAAGGAACAAACGAAATTAACCGCCTCCTTGTGCCTGGAACATTCCTGCGCAAAGCCATGAAAGGTGAGCTTCCTCTGCTTCAGAAAGCGAAGGCTCTTCAAGAAGAGTTAATGATGCTCATGCCGGAAGAAGTGGGCGAAGGCACGCTTGAGCAAGAGAAGCATTTGCTTAAAAATGCGAAAAAAATTGGTATTATGATTGCTGGTTTGGCTGCACAGAAGTACGGGCAGGAACTGCAAAAAGAGCAGGAGATTCTTGTGAATATTGCTGATATTGTAAGCAATATTTATGCAATGGAGTCTGCAATCCTCCGTACAGAGAAAGCAATCGCTTCTTCTGGAGAAACAAAAAACAGCCAAAAGCTTCTTTATACTCAAGTATATTGCCAAGAGGCATTTAACGAAATCGAAGCACATGCTAAAGAATCCCTGGTGGCTATTGAAACGGGTGATTCACTCCGCATGATGGTCTCTGCCTTGCGCAAATTCACTCGTCATACTCCGATTAACGTTATTGCGAAGAAACGTGAAATCGCGGCTGCGATTATTGATGCAAACCGCTATGTAAACTAA
- a CDS encoding acetyl-CoA C-acetyltransferase: protein MREAVIVAGARTPIGRAKKGTLATVRPDDLGALAVKETLKRAGNYEGNIDDLIIGCAMPEAEQGLNMARNIGALAGLPHTVPAVTINRYCSSGLQTIAYAAEKIMLGHSDTIIAGGAESMSLVPMMGHTLRPNARLAEEAPEYYMGMGHTAEQVAQKYGVSREDQDAFAVRSHQRAAAAIEAGRFDDEIVPVEVTLRSVGADNKLKEKSILFSRDEGVRAGTTQDVLAKLRPVFNVKGSVTAGNSSQTSDGAAAVMVMDREKAEALGLAPMVKFRSFAVAGVPPEVMGIGPVAAIPKALKLAGLTVGDVGLFELNEAFASQSLQVIRELGLDEEKVNVNGGAIAIGHPLGCTGAKLTLSLIHEMKRRNEQFGVVTMCIGGGMGAAGVFELV, encoded by the coding sequence ATGAGAGAAGCGGTCATTGTTGCAGGTGCAAGAACACCTATAGGAAGAGCGAAAAAAGGAACTTTGGCAACCGTTCGCCCTGATGATTTGGGAGCACTTGCTGTAAAAGAAACGTTGAAGCGTGCGGGTAATTATGAAGGCAATATTGATGATCTGATCATCGGCTGTGCAATGCCAGAAGCTGAACAGGGATTGAATATGGCAAGAAATATTGGAGCATTGGCAGGTTTGCCGCATACTGTTCCTGCGGTTACGATCAATCGTTACTGTTCTTCCGGTCTTCAGACGATTGCCTATGCTGCAGAAAAAATTATGCTTGGACATTCCGATACGATTATAGCAGGCGGAGCGGAATCTATGAGCCTCGTGCCAATGATGGGACATACACTTCGTCCAAATGCAAGGCTTGCAGAAGAAGCGCCTGAATATTACATGGGAATGGGACATACAGCCGAACAAGTGGCCCAGAAATACGGAGTCAGCCGTGAGGATCAGGATGCATTTGCAGTAAGAAGCCATCAGAGAGCTGCAGCTGCTATAGAAGCAGGGAGATTTGATGATGAAATTGTACCGGTCGAGGTTACGCTTCGTTCTGTCGGAGCTGACAACAAGCTGAAAGAAAAGTCCATTTTATTTTCCAGAGATGAAGGAGTACGCGCTGGTACAACACAGGATGTCCTTGCTAAACTCCGTCCTGTATTTAATGTAAAAGGTTCCGTAACCGCGGGGAATTCCTCTCAAACGAGTGATGGTGCTGCTGCTGTTATGGTCATGGATCGTGAAAAGGCGGAGGCGCTTGGTTTAGCGCCTATGGTGAAATTCAGATCCTTTGCTGTTGCGGGTGTACCTCCGGAAGTAATGGGAATCGGTCCGGTTGCAGCTATTCCGAAAGCACTGAAGCTTGCCGGTTTGACTGTTGGAGATGTGGGATTATTTGAATTAAATGAAGCCTTTGCTTCCCAGTCACTTCAGGTTATCCGCGAGCTTGGACTAGATGAAGAAAAAGTCAATGTGAATGGTGGAGCAATTGCAATTGGTCATCCGCTTGGATGTACGGGAGCAAAGCTTACGCTATCGCTTATTCACGAAATGAAACGCAGAAATGAGCAGTTTGGGGTCGTAACAATGTGCATCGGCGGCGGTATGGGTGCTGCAGGAGTATTTGAACTAGTTTAA